The genomic segment ATATCGGCCGAAAAAACACTTCTTCAAATCATGCCTGGAATATGGTTTTAATTGATAAAAAATGGCGTCTCATTGATGTTACCTGGGGACAAGGTTATTATGACAGCAGTAAAGGCAGAATGGTAACAGATTTTTCTCCGGTTTATTTTGATACAGATCCTGATTATTTCTTTGCGAAACATTATCCGGATTCAGGTTCTTATTTGGGAGAAAGAATAAGTAAAGATGATTTTCTTAACGGACCTTTAATTTACAATAAAACAATCGAGAACGATTTTAAAATTAAATCTCCAAATTCAGGAATAATAGAAGTTAAGAACGGAGATAAAATAGATGTTGAAATTAAAAATTTGACCAAGTCAGACCAGGTTTTTTATTTAAATAAAAGAAATCAGGCAGTTCTCGTTAAAAATTCAAAAGAAAAAAGAGGCGGTTTAGAATTTCAAATTCCATATGATAATACTATTGGAGATTACATCACGATTTTTGCCGATACAAATAGTATTTTGTCTTTTAAAGTAATTCAGAAATAAATTAAATATTGCAATTAATAGAATTTTCTTCTTTTGCTTAATTGCCGTATCTTAGCAATTCAGGATTTGAATGAATGCGATATGGAGACTACTTTTCTGAAATCAATCTTAGACAATGATTTCTATAAATTTACGATGCAACATGCCGTAATCAGGCTTTTTCCAAAGGCAAAGGTTCGTTATGGATTTATAAATCGAGGAAAACATATTTTTCCGCCTGGATTTGGAGATTTGCTTCGAAAATCGGTTGATGCATTGTCAGATCTTCGCTTGACAAAAGAAGAAAAGAATTATTTAGCGCATTATTGTCCTTACCTTGATCCCACTTATTTAGATTTTCTACAAGGATATAGTTATGATCCCTCAGAAGTTCAGATTTCTCAGGAAGGTTCAGAAATCAAAGTTACAGTCGAAGGATTTTGGTATCGAACTATTTTATGGGAAGTGCCGCTTATGGCCTTGATTTCTGAACTTTTTTATAAATCAAATCATTTAATCCGCTTAAATGACGAAGCCATAAAAAATCTTACCAAAGATAAAATTGACAAGTATAACAAGTTAGGCGTTTCTATTTTAGAATTCGGAACAAGACGCCGACATTCCTATGATGTTCATAATTTGGTAAATGAAACCTTAAGAGCTTTTGGAGGTCAGAGTTTTATTGGTACAAGCAACGTACATTTTGCTATGGTCAATAATAAACGTCCGCTGGGAACGCATGCACACGAATGGTTTATGTTTCATGCGGCTCAGTATGGTTTTAAAATGGCAAATTCGATAAGCCTGGAACATTGGACACAAGTTTATGGCGGCGACCTCGGAATTGCACTTACAGATACTTATACGACAGAAATATTTTTCAATCAATTTGATAAAAAATATTCTAAACTTTTCGATGGCGTCCGACATGACAGCGGCGACCCGGTAGAGTTTGCAAAAAAGGTAATTTCGCATTATACCAAAATGGGAATTGATCCGAAATCTAAAGCCATTGTTTTTTCGGATTCACTAAATTTTGATAAAGTAAAAACAATCGCTGATTTTTGTCAGGACAAAATAAAAATGTCATTCGGAATTGGAACAAATTTCACAAACGACGTTGGCCTTCCTGCTATGAATATGGTTATAAAACTGACAGAAACCAAACCCGATAATACGCATTGGCAAGGCGTTGTGAAACTTTCAGATGAAAAAAACAAAAATACGGGAACGCCTGAAATGATTGCTCTGGCAAAAGAAGTACTCGGAATCAAATAGTATTTTTTTGCTGAAAAAGCAGTTTATTTTATAATTTTATCGTCCGTTTTATTTTAAAATCAATTTAAATAGATTTTAAACTGTTATTATTCATAACAAAAAGAAAATACGCTTTCATTTTTTGTTAAGAAATGGTACATTAGCCAAAAATCCTAAATTCATATATGCTAGAGCAAAATCAATATACCGAAGATAATATTCGTTCGCTTGATTGGAAAGAACATATCCGTATGCGTCCCGGAATGTATATCGGAAAACTTGGAGACGGATCTGCTCCGGATGACGGTATTTATATTCTTCTAAAAGAGGTTTTAGATAACTGTATCGATGAGTTCGTTATGGGCTCCGGAAAAACTATCGAGGTAACTATTAAGGACAGAACAGTCTCGGTTCGTGACTATGGACGTGGAATTCCGTTAGGAAAAGTAGTAGATGTAGTTTCGAAAATGAACACAGGAGGAAAGTACGATACAAAAGCTTTCCAGAAATCGGTAGGTTTAAATGGTGTCGGAACAAAAGCCGTAAACGCACTTTCAAATTATTTCAGAGTAGAATCAGTTCGTGAAGACAAACAAAAAGCAGCTGAATTCTCTGCAGGAAATCTGGTTTCAGAAGAAGATATTATTGAAACTACAAAACGTAAAGGAACAAAAGTAACTTTTACGCCAGATGAAACGATTTTCAAAAACTATAAATTCCGTTTAGAATATGTCGTAAAAATGGTTAAAAACTATTGTTACCTAAACAATGGTTTAACAATTATTTTCAACGGAGAAAAATACTATTCAGAAAACGGACTTCGCGATTTACTTGAAGAAACCATCAGCGAAGAAGATTTAGAATATCCAATTATTCATTTAAAAGATCATGATATCGAAGTTGCGTTAACACACAGTAAAACGCAATACAGCGAAGAATATCACTCTTTTGTCAACGGGCAGAATACAACGCAGGGAGGAACGCACTTAGCGGCTTACCGTGAAGCGGTTGTAAAAACAATTCGTGAGTTTTACAACAAAAATTTCGAAGCATCAGACGTTCGTAAATCGATTGTAAGTGCGATTAGTATTAAAGTAATGGAACCCGTTTTTGAGTCTCAGACCAAAACAAAATTAGGTTCTACTGATATGGGTTCTGATGACGGAACACCAGCAGTTTCTGTTCGTACTTTCGTTAATGATTTTATCAAAACGAAACTGGATAACTATCTGCATAAAAACCCGCCGACAGCTGAAGCTTTATTACGTAAAATTCTTCAGGCAGAACGCGAAAGAAAAGAATTATCAGGTATTAGAAAACTGGCAACAGATCGTGCTAAAAAAGCCAATCTTCACAATAAAAAATTAAGAGATTGCCGAGCGCATCTTCCTGATACTAAAAACCCAAGAAACTTAGAAAGTACGCTTTTTATTACCGAGGGAGATTCGGCTTCCGGATCGATTACAAAGTCGCGTGACGTAAATACGCAAGCCGTTTTCAGTTTGCGTGGTAAACCTTTGAATTCATACGGAATGTCTAAAAAGATTGTGTACGAAAATGAAGAATTCAACTTGCTTCAAGCTGCACTTGATATCGAAGACGGATTAGAGAAATTGCGTTATAACAACATCGTAATCGCAACCGATGCCGATGTCGATGGAATGCACATTCGTTTGCTTTTAATTACGTTCTTTTTGCAATTTTTTCCTGAATTAATAAAAGAAGGTCATTTGTATATTTTACAAACACCGCTTTTCAGGGTTAGAAACAAAAAAGAAACAATTTACTGTTATTCAGAAGAAGAAAGAAAAGATGCAATTGAAAAATTAAAACCAAAACCAGAAATCACCCGATTTAAAGGTTTGGGAGAGATTTCGCCAGATGAGTTCAAGAACTTTATCGGAGACACGATTCGTCTTGATCCTGTTATGATGGATAAACATACTTCAATCGAGCAGTTGTTATCTTTCTACATGGGAAAAAATACGCCAGACAGACAAGATTTTATTATCAAGAATTTGAAGGTGGAGATTGATGAGCTTGAGGAGGTTTAAGAATTTATAGAATATAAATAGTGTCAGACGGTCTTCAAAATAAAGTTATTTTCCAGCAAGTTGCCGAGCTATTGCAAAATGCCCGACAACAGGTTTTACGTACCGTAAATTCTACAATGACAATTACTTATTTTGAAATAGGAAGAATTATTGTTGAAGAAGAGCAAAATGGAAAAGATAGGGCTGAATATGGCAAACAGCTTTTAAAAGATCTTTCGAAGCAATTAACTAAAGAATTTGGGAGAGGCTTTTCTATTGATAATTTGGAAAATATGAGGAAGCTCTTTTTGACTTTCTCAAAATCCGAGACACTGTCTCGGATTTTACAAATTCAAAAAGAGCAGACAGTGTCTGCGGAATTTAATAAAGTAGATTATCAAACTTTGTCTTCTTTTTTTAAATTGACTTTTAGTCATTATATTTTTTTAATGCGAATTGAAGATGAAAAAGAAAGACGGTTTTACAAAATTGAATCTGAAAAACACAATTGGAGTGTTCGGGAATTAAAACGTCAATATGATACGGCACTTTATACGCGATTAGCTTTAAGTAGAGATAAAGAAGGAATTTTAAAACTTTCAGAACAAGGTCAAATCATTGAAAAGCCGAAAGATATTATCAAAGACCCTTATATTCTTGAATTTTTAGGATTACCAGAATTACATCAATATTCAGAATCTCAGTTAGAAGAAAAGATCATTAATAAGCTGGAAAATTTCTTATTAGAATTAGGTCATGGTTTTACTTTTGTTGCAAGACAGCAGAGAATTACTTTTGATGATAAACATTTTAGAATTGATTTGGTTTTTTATAACAGGATATTAAAATGTTTTGTACTTATTGATCTTAAAATTGGAGAATTAAAACATCAGGATTTAGGTCAAATGCAAATGTATGTCAACTATTATGACAGAGAAATGCGTTTGGAGGATGAAAATAAAACTATCGGAATTGTACTTTGCCAAACTAAAAGCGAAGCCGTAGTAAAATATACTTTGCCAGAAAACAACGAGCAAATATTTGCCAGTAAATATAAAACTGTTTTACCAAGCGTTGAAGTTTTAAAAGAACTTCTTGAAAACAAATAAAATTATAATTAGATATAATTAAATGAAAGACGAAGAAGACGATAACATAATTCCAAACGACGACGAAAATAATCAAGATGAAAATCTGGATAATATTCAGGATGGCAATGATGATGTGATTGATGGAGAAGGAAAACATTTTGAAGGAGCGCATTTTTACGAAAATCAGGAAGAAGAAGGAGAAGATGTTATTACGAAGGTAACGGGAATGTACAAAGACTGGTTCTTGGATTATGCTTCATACGTAATTTTGGAACGTGCAGTTCCTGCTATCGAAGACGGATTCAAGCCAGTTCAGCGTCGTATTATGCACTCTTTAAAAGAGCTGGATGATGGTCGTTATAATAAAGTTGCCAATGTTGTTGGTCACACCATGCAGTATCACCCACACGGAGATGCTAGTATTGGTGATGCTATGGTACAGATTGGTCAAAAAGATTTATTGATTGACTGCCAGGGAAACTGGGGAAATATTCTAACTGGAGATGGTGCAGCAGCGCCCCGTTATATTGAGGCACGTTTATCTAAATTTGCTTTGGAGGTTTTATATTCTCCAAAAATTACTGAATGGGGATTATCTTATGACGGTAGAAAAGCCGAACCGATTAACCTTCCGGTAAAATTTCCATTACTTTTAGCACAAGGAGCAGAAGGTATTGCGGTTGGGCTTTCTACAAAAGTTTTGCCTCATAACTTCAACGAATTAATTGACGCTTCGATTAAAATCTTAAAAGGAAAGCCATTTACGCTTTATCCGGATTTTATGACGCAAGGTATCGCCGACGTTTCAAATTATAATGACGGAATGCGTGGAGGACGTGTGCGTGTACGTGCTAAAATTTCGCAATTAGACAAAAATACATTGGTAATTACACAGATTCCGTTTTCTACCAATACATCGAGTTTAATTGATAGTATTTTGAAAGCCAATGATAAAGGTAAAATCAAAATCAAAAAAATTGAAGATAATACGGCTGCTGATGTTGAGATTTTAATTCATCTTTTCCCAGGCGTTTCACCAGACAAAACAATTGATGCTTTGTTTGCTTTTACAGCCTGCGAAACTTCTGTAGCGCCTCTAGGATGTGTTATCGAAGATAATAAGCCGTTGTTTATTGGTGTTTCTCAGATGTTGAAAATTTCAACACACAGAACAGTTGATTTACTTCGTCAGGAATTAGAAATTCAGTTAGAAGAATTAAAAAATAAGTGGCACTTTTCTACTTTGGAGAAAATCTTCATTCGTGAAGAAATGTATATCGACTTCAAATTATACGGAGACAGAGAATCACTTTACAAATATTTATACGATCGTTTTGAGCCTTTCAAAAAATCATTCGTCAGAGAAATTAATGACGACGATTTACAGCGTTTGACTCAAATCCCGATGATTCGTATTACACGTTTCGACTCTGATAAAGCCGATGATTTAATCGCTAAGTTAGAAGACGAAATGAAAGAAGTAGAGCATAATCTGGAACATTTAACAGATTTTGCAATTGCTTACTTTACTAAATTAAAAGAGAAATACGGAAAAGGCCGCGAACGTCAGACAGAGCTTCGTGTTTTTGATAATGTTGAGGCTACAAAAGTAGTTTTACGTAATACAAAACTTTACGTAAACCGTGAAGAAGGTTTCGTAGGAACGAGTTTAAAGAAAGATGAATATGTAGGTGATTGTTCTGATATTGATGATGTTATCGTGTTTTTACGAGACGGAACATTGATGATTACAAAAGTAGATGCTAAAACTTTTATAGGAAAAGATATTATACACGTTGCCGTTTTTGATAAAAACGATAAACGCACGATTTACAATATGATGTATCGTGATGGTAAATCAGGTCCGTCATACATAAAACGTTTTAATGTTACAGGAGTAACGCGTGACAAAGCTTATGATTTAACGAATGGTACAAACGGTTCTCAGGTTGTTTATTTTTCACATAATCCAAACGGAGAAGCTGAGGTAGTAACGATATTACTTCGTCAGGTTGGAACGATTAAGAAACTGAAATTCGATATTGATTTTGCTAAATTGGCAATAAAAGGACGTGGTTCTAAAGGAAACTTAGTAACCAAATATCCAATCAAGAAAATCGAATTAAAGGAAAAAGGGATCTCAACATTACTGCCAAGAAAAGTTTGGTTTGATGATACTGTAAAACGTTTAAATGTCGATGCAAGAGGAGAGCTGTTAGGAGAATTTAAACCAACAGACAAAATATTGATAATTAACCAGTCAGGAAAATTAAAGGTCATAATTCCGGAATTGTCAACTCATTTCGATGAAGATATGATTGTTCTTGAAAAATGGAAACCAAAAAAACCGATTTCTGCCATTTATTATGATGGAGAAAAAGAGCGTTACTTCCTGAAACGTTTTCTGGTTGAGAATGAAGGTAAAGAAGAAAGTTTTATTACCGACCATCCGAATTCGCAATTAGAAATCGTTTCGACAGATTATCGCCCTGTGGCACAATTGGTTTTTGCTAAAGTAAAAGGAGTTCAAAAAGACGATCTACATATTGATGTAGAAGACTTTATAGCCGTAAAAGGTTTCAAAGCTTTAGGAAACCAATTGACAACAGATAAATTAAAACAAGTGAATTTGTTAGACCCGCTTCCGTACGAAGAACCAGTTGAAGAAGTTCCTGAAAAACCTGAAATTTCAGAAGAAGATGATTCAGTAGAAACAGAATTAGATGATGATGGCCAAATAGGTCTGGTTTTAGAATAAAAATGAAAACGCTAAGAATTTGATTTCTTAGCGTTTTTTTAATTATGATTTGCCATTTTTTGAAGACCACTTAATTGCTTCATTGTAAACTAATACTAAGTTTCCGTCATCTAGAAGATGTAGTGCAGAACCAGGAAATTCTGAAGTGTTAGTGCTGAGAGTTATATTAACGCCAATAAAACTAGGTCTACGACTTGATCTTAATACAAGATTGCCATTCCTTTCCAAAATGCAATTCATTATGTATGGATAAAGTTTATCTCCCATTTGCCAAATCGTACGATTATTAATAATATTAACCACTTTAAGAAATCCATCGTGATCATCAATTCTCAATTCATACTGACCATTCTGAGATTTTATACTTTTAGTCCAAGGGATTTTAAGAATATTTGTTCCTGATTCTATACTTGAAACTATAGGAAATGGATACCATTTATTTATCATTATTTTATCAATTTGAGAAAGTACTCATTGAATTTACTGCTACACCATCAGTTGTAAGATATGCAGGAGTATTATAATGCATTATAGAAAGTGGAGCATATATACTATAATCAGTGTCATTAGAATTCATTTTTTGTATTACCTGCCTATCAACCTCTTCTTTTGACCAATCTTTTGAATCATAGAAATATTTGTAAGTCTTTGGTAAATCCCAATTTATATTTGCAGTAGGATTAGTTGTTTCATGTACTAAACCTAAGGCATGCCCAAATTCATGTAATACTGTTCTACGTGAAGAATCACTATTTGAAATGTCTCCTAAGCGCATTGAAGGCGTATTCTGATAATTAAAGTAAAGAGAACCAGGGAGTAACAATCTAGCTCCTATTTCAGACCATGCACCAGGTCTACCTAAATTAAAAGCTACCGCAATATGTGCATCCTCAATTTTAGAAACATATTCAAAATTTAAATTTGCATATTCAGTCCATTGACTTACATATTGTTTAACTAGTTCATGTTGAATATTACTTCCATCTAAGAATTTTACTTTAATGGTTTGTCCAACTTCCCATCTTGATGATTTTCTACTCGCTGCTGTAGGTTTTGAATTAGGATCGTTTAACGCATTCATATAATCAGTCATGCATAATATAACCTCTTCGTTTTCAGGGTTATAATTGTCCTGTTTTGAATTATCATCATTACTGCATGATGATAATGAAATTGATAAAAAAGCAATTAAAAATTTTAATTTTTTCATGATTTAATAAATTTTGATTAATAAGTAATAATAGTAAATAAATTATTATTTAATTTAAATTTTTAATAAGTTATATCTTATTTTATTGCAATTTAAACTTATTGTGGACTGATAGGCTTTTTTATAGATTTAAGTTTGATGTTTAATTTAAAATCTAAATCATGAAAAAAATTATAAGTATTTTGAGTCTAATTGCAATTGTATTTACTTCTTGCTCAAATGATGAAAATCAATCACCAGTTATTGTCTCATCCACTTTAGTAAAGAAGATAGCTAACATCAAAGGTGATAATGTTGTTTATTCTGAGAATATAACATACGATGGAAATAAGATAATAAGTATTACAAATGAAAACGGATATGAAACTAAGTATTACTATACAGGAAATTTAATTACTAAACAAGAAGAGATTGATGCAAATGGTAAATTAGATATTACTACAAATTTTATTTATGCTGAGGAAAAATTAATAACTTCAATTATAAGGAAAGAAGGTTTATTAAATTATGATAAAATTGAATATGTTTACAACTTAGATGAGACAATTTCGTATAAAAGAGTCAGTATTAATTCTCAAACAGAAGTGCAATATTACACAGTAAGAGAAGGAAAATTAACATTTAAGAATGGTAACTTAATTAAGGATGAATATTTTCAAGGTATCGAACATACAATTATTTTCGAATATGATAATAAAAACAATCCCAAAAAAAATATAATAGGATTTGAAGCACCATTAAATGTGGAAAATTATGAAGGTTCTGTTAATAATATGAAAAAATTAACTCATATCTCAGGTTCTGTAGGTAATATACATGTTTATAAAGTAACATACAATTATAAATATGATAAAAACGATTTTCCAACAGAAAAGATAGCCATAGGTGATGATTCAACCGAAATAGCTCAATATATTTATTGATATAGAATTTAAAATTAGAATTAGACGATGACAACCAAATAGGTTTGGTTTTAGATTAAAATATTAAAAACGCTAAGATTATGTTCGTAGCGTTTTTTTTCTGTAAAAATATTTTTTCAACATAAATTCAATAAGTCTTATTTTGTTATAATTTAAGCTTCTAGTGGAGCTTTACTCATATTTTGATTTTTAGATTAGCTAACTAATTTAAAAATCAAAATCATGAAAAAACTTTTATGTTTATTAAGTGCTGCTGCATTTGTATTCACCTCTTGTTCAAAGGATGATAATAATTCATCAGATCCGGCTTCTTCAATTTTAGTAAAAAAAATAACTGACATAGACATTGATGGAAGTTCTTCAAATAGAAATTATGTATATAACGGAAATAAAATTGTTAGTATTACAGACGAAGATAGTTCTGTTTTAAAATATACTTACACTGGAGATTTTATTACAAAAATTGAGGAAATTGATAAAAATGGTAATCTTGCAGTAACTACTGATTACACCTACACAAATGGAAAGCTGACTAATGAAATTCAAAAGACTCCTAATGGAACCTATTATTATAAAACTAAATATATTCATAATGCAGACGGAACGGTTTCTTATGACAATTTTAGAGGCACAGTTACAACAGGTGACGAACAAGAATATGGTGCAACTGGAAAATACACATTAAAAGAAGGTAATCTGGTAAAACTTGAAGTTTCTTATTATGGTGACGAAAAGTCATATGTATATGAATACGATAATAAAAATCATCCTTTAAAAAATGTTACAGGTCTAGGTTTGTTATTAGAAGATGAGACATTAGTTAATAATCTAGTTAAAAAAACTTCTATTTCAGGATCTGGAGATAAAATTAGTACAAGTATAACAACATATAGTTATACATATGATGCAAACAATTACCCAACAGAAAAAGTAGAAAGTTACCAAAGTGGAAATTTTATTTCGACACAAACTACTCAGTACGTATACTAAAACATATATTCATAAAAATAGAGCAAATACTCCACTAGTCTTGGAGTATTTGCTTTTTAACATGAAAACAATTGCATAATTATAATGGCAAAAAAAATATTCCTTTTTTTATTTTTACTATTTATTTCATTTTCTTACTCACAAACAAAACGTCCGGTCGTCATGATCAATGCCCGAGCTCAAAAAGATAAAATTTTGATTCGCTGGGCAGTTAATTCTCCTATTGAGTGGCAGAAAGCAAATAAAAAAGGATTTATAATTACCAGAACTACGGTTTTACGGGATGGGATTATTTTACCCAAACCCGAAAAAATACTTCTTACGCCAAAATCATTAATGCCGGAACCATTAGATTCCTGGCTTGAGTTAGTACAAAAGGATAATAACGCAGCTATTATTGCACAATCTATTTATGGGGAAAGTTTTGAGGTAACCGCAGCAAAAGAAGGAGAATTATCAAAAATTGTAAATATAGCAGATCAGCTAGATCAGCGTTATACATTTGCCTTATATGCTGCCGATATGAGTTTTGAAGGTGCTCTAAAAGCGGGTTGGGGATTTGTAGATACAAATGTAAAAAACAATGAAGTATATGCTTATCAGATAAGTGTTTTTGAAAGTCCAAAAGTAAAAGAGTCTTCTTATGTAATTGGATTAAAAGATTATAGTGTTCTGCCAGCTCCAACAGATTTTATTGCAATTCCAGATGATAAAAAAGTAATGCTTTCATGGGATTATGAGATCTTTAAAAGAATTTATACTTCTTTTATGGTAGAGAAATCCTCTGACGGGATTAACTATGCACCAATATCCAATACAGCACTTGTTAATTTAAATGACAAAGAAGATCATCCGTCAAAAACAATGTATTATGTTGATACACTTAGTGTCAACGATAAAATATATCACTACAGATTATATGGGATTACTTCATTTGGAGAAAAAGGAGAAATAACTAAACCAATTACGACAAAAGGAATCGATGCAATAGTTACTTCGGCAAGATTAGTAGATTATAATATAATTAATTCAAATGAAGTCAATCTGGAATGGGATTATCCTAAAGAATCAGAAAGTTTTATTCAGGGATACGAAATCAATTTAGCAGATAATGATAAAGGGCCTTACAAAGTTGTTTCTAAAATAATTTCACCATCTGAGCGAAAACTTAATTATAAAGAAAATTTATATCCATCCAATTATTTTACTATTTCTGTTGTTGGCAAAAATAATCAACGATTAACTTCCCAAAGTATGTTAGTACAACCGGTAGATTCTATACCGCCTGCAAAACCAATTGGATTGGAAGGGGTAATTGACAGTCTTGGAGTGGTGCAATTAAAATGGAAACCCAATCAAGAAAAAGATTTACGAGGTTACCGTATTCTAAAAGCCAATACTGCGGGAGAAGAGTTTGTAGATATTTATCATAAATCATACGTCGGAAATACCTATAAAGATAGTGTAAGTCTGAAAATGACCAACAACAAAGTCTATTATAGAATTGCTGCTGAAGACATGCGATATAATATTTCGGAACCATCAGATATTCTAGTTTTAGATAAACCGGATAAAATTCCGCCGGCTGCGCCAATTTTTAAAGATTATGACAATAAAGATGGAAAAATCCATTTAAAATGGATCAGAAGTTATAGTGAAGATGTAGTTGGGTATAGCCTAAGACGAAGAGAAAAAGGACAGGATAAGTGGTTGGAAATTAAACAAATTAACGATACGATTCAGGAATTTACAGATGATAGGATAGAGAACAAGAAAATTTATCAGTACGCTATTTTGGCCAGAGACAAAAGTAATCTGTGGTCTTCATTGGATCATTCTGTTGTAACTGTTCAGGTTTTGGATTTTATGCCTGTTAAGATCATTTCATTTTTGCAAGGATTACCCGATCGTGAAAATAAAAAAATTACTCTGACTTGGGATTATACTAAAAATAAAGAAAAAGTAACCAGTTTAAGCATCTATAAAAATCTAAAAGGATCTCCGCCCACATTATGGAAAGAATTAAATGGAGATGTTTTTACTCTTGAAGATAAAAATTTAAAAATAAACATGGAATATGAGTATCATTTAATTCCAAGTCTGCAAAGTAGTAATCCTGCAAAAGAAGAAGTTTTAACTGTTGTTTATTAGGTGTATGAAGAAGATTTACTTATTCGTTTTTTTATTGGTTTGCAATTTTAGTTTTGGGCAGGCTCCAGAATTAGGCTCATATGAAGTTGTTTTTAGTGGCTGGGCGATTAATGATGAACATCACAATTGTGGAGAAGCATTTGTTAGGCTTGAATTTAAGAAACCTATTGATAATTACAATGCTTTAAATATTTCTTATAATGATGACAGATCTATTACCTATTATACTTACGAGGATACTAGAACTACATTCAGAGCAGATAAAATTCTGCAATCCATGTTTTTTTCTGCTTCAAGATATGATAGGCAGTCGTGTCGAGGAAATAGGCCTTATAATATGGGTAGAGTTACAAGGACAGATAAATTTAGTTGCTATGATGTTGATTTTGAATTTAAACAATTTAGAAATGTAGATAGTGATGGAGATGGATTAGGACGATCTTCTTTTAATGTAAAGATCCGCCCCGTTCTTGTTATTGCAAATCCTGGGATCAAAAATGACCTGCCAACAGAAACCAAAATTGATATAAAATCAAACACAGGTTTTCTTCCTTCAGAGTATAATTGGCAGTATTCATTAAATCCATCTCCAAGTGAAGATCCTAATTCATCAGACTGGGTAGATTTACCCCAATA from the Flavobacterium sp. genome contains:
- a CDS encoding matrixin family metalloprotease, whose amino-acid sequence is MKKLKFLIAFLSISLSSCSNDDNSKQDNYNPENEEVILCMTDYMNALNDPNSKPTAASRKSSRWEVGQTIKVKFLDGSNIQHELVKQYVSQWTEYANLNFEYVSKIEDAHIAVAFNLGRPGAWSEIGARLLLPGSLYFNYQNTPSMRLGDISNSDSSRRTVLHEFGHALGLVHETTNPTANINWDLPKTYKYFYDSKDWSKEEVDRQVIQKMNSNDTDYSIYAPLSIMHYNTPAYLTTDGVAVNSMSTFSN
- a CDS encoding fibronectin type III domain-containing protein, with protein sequence MINARAQKDKILIRWAVNSPIEWQKANKKGFIITRTTVLRDGIILPKPEKILLTPKSLMPEPLDSWLELVQKDNNAAIIAQSIYGESFEVTAAKEGELSKIVNIADQLDQRYTFALYAADMSFEGALKAGWGFVDTNVKNNEVYAYQISVFESPKVKESSYVIGLKDYSVLPAPTDFIAIPDDKKVMLSWDYEIFKRIYTSFMVEKSSDGINYAPISNTALVNLNDKEDHPSKTMYYVDTLSVNDKIYHYRLYGITSFGEKGEITKPITTKGIDAIVTSARLVDYNIINSNEVNLEWDYPKESESFIQGYEINLADNDKGPYKVVSKIISPSERKLNYKENLYPSNYFTISVVGKNNQRLTSQSMLVQPVDSIPPAKPIGLEGVIDSLGVVQLKWKPNQEKDLRGYRILKANTAGEEFVDIYHKSYVGNTYKDSVSLKMTNNKVYYRIAAEDMRYNISEPSDILVLDKPDKIPPAAPIFKDYDNKDGKIHLKWIRSYSEDVVGYSLRRREKGQDKWLEIKQINDTIQEFTDDRIENKKIYQYAILARDKSNLWSSLDHSVVTVQVLDFMPVKIISFLQGLPDRENKKITLTWDYTKNKEKVTSLSIYKNLKGSPPTLWKELNGDVFTLEDKNLKINMEYEYHLIPSLQSSNPAKEEVLTVVY
- a CDS encoding DNA gyrase/topoisomerase IV subunit A is translated as MKDEEDDNIIPNDDENNQDENLDNIQDGNDDVIDGEGKHFEGAHFYENQEEEGEDVITKVTGMYKDWFLDYASYVILERAVPAIEDGFKPVQRRIMHSLKELDDGRYNKVANVVGHTMQYHPHGDASIGDAMVQIGQKDLLIDCQGNWGNILTGDGAAAPRYIEARLSKFALEVLYSPKITEWGLSYDGRKAEPINLPVKFPLLLAQGAEGIAVGLSTKVLPHNFNELIDASIKILKGKPFTLYPDFMTQGIADVSNYNDGMRGGRVRVRAKISQLDKNTLVITQIPFSTNTSSLIDSILKANDKGKIKIKKIEDNTAADVEILIHLFPGVSPDKTIDALFAFTACETSVAPLGCVIEDNKPLFIGVSQMLKISTHRTVDLLRQELEIQLEELKNKWHFSTLEKIFIREEMYIDFKLYGDRESLYKYLYDRFEPFKKSFVREINDDDLQRLTQIPMIRITRFDSDKADDLIAKLEDEMKEVEHNLEHLTDFAIAYFTKLKEKYGKGRERQTELRVFDNVEATKVVLRNTKLYVNREEGFVGTSLKKDEYVGDCSDIDDVIVFLRDGTLMITKVDAKTFIGKDIIHVAVFDKNDKRTIYNMMYRDGKSGPSYIKRFNVTGVTRDKAYDLTNGTNGSQVVYFSHNPNGEAEVVTILLRQVGTIKKLKFDIDFAKLAIKGRGSKGNLVTKYPIKKIELKEKGISTLLPRKVWFDDTVKRLNVDARGELLGEFKPTDKILIINQSGKLKVIIPELSTHFDEDMIVLEKWKPKKPISAIYYDGEKERYFLKRFLVENEGKEESFITDHPNSQLEIVSTDYRPVAQLVFAKVKGVQKDDLHIDVEDFIAVKGFKALGNQLTTDKLKQVNLLDPLPYEEPVEEVPEKPEISEEDDSVETELDDDGQIGLVLE